The sequence atataattataaattcacAGTATATGAAATATTAATGTGAATTTCTGCCCTTttgaatatttaatattttggaTTACtactttataatatataaatatattttaaattttattttagattcttctgaaaaaaatttcaaacaaaaaaaaaatattcttcttaaaaaaaacaaagatccttttcaaaactaataattaattatttatttatttcttttagataagagatataattataaattcacATTATAGGAAATATTAATGTGAATTTTTGGCCCTTTtgaatatttaatattaataggTTTGTTTTGGTGCAATCATTTTTCCCTTAACCAACATAACATCCAatgtcttctcaaaaaaaataataaataaataaaacataacatCCAATGCATCCTGTGAGCCAACACGTAGTTAGGCAATGTTATTAGTATGACAAATATTTTAGTTGCACACTTTAATTTGGTGTACATTAACTACATATTTTTTGCACATCCAATGAAAGACAGGGTTATCTAGCTAGGTtgagtaaaaagaaaagtatcCTAGAGGTTGTAGTTGATGGATGTTTCTGTGCAATAGAGGAGGAACATGTTTGAACCTTGTAGAAACTATAATCTCCCCCTTACTCTGATTATATTAATTGAGTTACATCTCGAGCAATGCTCTCTATTAGAATGAGTGGGCCTTTCTCCATCTTTGCCATCCAAAAGTGAACCAAACCTACGTATGGATATTGCCAAATAGGTCCAACCCTATTACATTCAAAAGCCTATTGGGCCAAGCTGTAAGCACTAAGCAgaattaattgtatttttttaattggatctCTTCTTACAATGGAAATACCCCAACATCAACAAATCTTAGGTCACAAATTTTGTTTGGGATTGACTATAGATCCTCAACAAAATTAGTTAGGATCGATCGCATATCATCAATTGTTGAAATAATAGTCCAATCCAGTTAGACGAAAATTCAAAAGACTTTATAGTTTAAAAGATTTAAGAAATTCACAGCATTACCTTCTAAAATATGGTTTAGACTTTTAGATTGGCGGCATTGGATAGAGCAAGTAAGGCCGGCTTCATAGCTTGGGCTTCTCCCTTAATCAGTGAATCTTCCGTCTTTTATCCCTGCATGCTACCGTTGAGACCACCCAAACATCCATGATAGCAGCATCaaagtttaatttttctttttctcttcgaATTAGCCCTTCTTGGCAGCATGTTCATGAGCTTCTGGCTTCTTAAATTAGCAAATTACACTCATTTTGTGTATTTGGATTGGCATCTTTtcagtaatttatttattttatgactTTCCTTAACAAGACTATTAACTAAAATTATTATAcatttaacacacacacacacacacacacacacacacacacacacacacacacacacacacacacacacacacacacacacacacacacacacacaaagtcaaaccacataaaaaaataaagaggttGGTTTAGTGGTTTCTAAGGTCTCATGATATCAATGAGATTCTAGGTTCGAAGCCCAAGGGAATAGTCACACCCtcattttgccaaaaaaaaatcaagagaaacaCACAATTATACCAATTTTACAAGTgtaaatcaataaattattggcaaatgtattttttctaaaaaagtatTATGCATTACAACTACTAAttgaatatttaatattttttgacaAATGACTTTAGGCACtcgttaaaatttaaaaatgccTCTGTTTTAAGATGAAAATGGCACTGAATTGTTGGTGGCTATCAATCTTCAACTAACTAATAGGATTCCCTCgcttgtccaaaaaaaaaatcaagaaaaacacaCAATTATACTAATTTTATAAGTgtaaatcaataaattattggcaaatgtattttttctaaaacaatATTATGCACTACAACTACTGattgaatatttaatttttttttacaatcgaCTTTAGGCACTcgttaaattttaaaaatacccCTGTTTTAAGATGAAAATGCGATTGAATTGTTGGGGGCTATCAATCTTCAACTAACTAAAAGGGTCACTACAAACCATTTGATATCtagtaaattaaaatattacaaatcacGACTCTATGTTGTCCCTTGtgccttattttttttttatgttttttatttctagaAGTGATTTAGTGATTTGTATTAAGCAATGGTGAGTTGGTGacatacttttatatatatattggtatatttatatacaatggtaagaattataataattatttcattacaCTTAACTAGGCTTCTCTTATTACACACTTAAATACAATTATTACAATCGCTGTAAATCTATAGCAAGTACCTTCGCTAGTGTTAATCTTCACCTACGTAAGTTCACTCCAAAATTTCTCACTAGCCAATCCGTCCTTCTTGAGGTGACAACATGTCCAGTAAGGAATCCAATTACCAATCCACAAGCATATCCAATCACTACCACTTTCCAACAAAATCCTTCTCCCAATGATGATTCATGTCTCATTTCAGAAGTTGGCATCTCATTATTTCCACATTTCTTTGACAATTGAAAGCCACACAAACCAAAGTTTCCCTCGAAAGAGGAACTCTGAAATGTCAAAAACTGCCCACCTTGTGGAATTGGACCAAAAAGTTGATTTTGAGAGAGGTTTAAATACTCAAGAAATGTGAGACTTGTTAGTTGCTGAGGGATTTCACCAAAGAGGCTATTTTGAGAAAGATCCAAAGATTCAAGCGCACTTATGTTTCCCAACGATGATGGGATATGGCTCATAAATTGATTGCTTGATAAATTGAGTACAATTAGCCCTTTGAGGTTCCCTACACTATCTGGAATTTCTCCATAAAATCTATTGTCAGAGAGATCAATAGCTGTGAAGATGGTCAAGATTTTTACCAATTCCAATTCTACTCCCTTATTCACTATAGTCATTGAGTCTTTGTAATAACTGAAGTCATCTCCCATGTACCCTGGTTGGGATTTGTCGTTGCCAATGACCTTTGAGATTGCACTCCAGTTTTGAAAGTACTCTGATGGTAATTTGCCGGAGAAATTATTGTGAGAGAGGTCAATGACATGCAACTTAGATAAGCCAAACGGTATATCATGATCCCATATAGGACCATGGAATCCATTTGCTCGCAAGACAAGAATTTTTAACTCTGGTAAAGACTCCAACCAAAAAGGGAATGTATCATTCAATTTATTATTACCAAGATTTAGAACATCTAGCATTCGACATTTAACTAATGATCGTGGTATCTTCCCCTGTATTTGGTTTTGATTCAAGTCTAGTGTCCTCAAACTACATCCATTTGTGAATGTTTCAGACAAGTTTCCCTGAAAGTGGTTATTTCTCATAGCCAATACTACAAGAGAATTGCTTAGGTTCAGCAAACATTGTGGAATCTGACCAGTCAATTGGTTATTAGACACATCAAGGACTTCCAGAGTATGCACCTTACATATCATTGGAGGGATACTTCcagtaaaattattttttgaggcaaaaaaataatttgtagaCAATGGGGGAATTGGAAATGACTCTTGGAACATGTTGGAACTCAAGTCTAAAAGGTACATATTTTTCCATGGAAGAACTACCGGTGGTTGCTCAAATTTGCTTAAAAGGTTAAATGAAAGATTTAGGTAACCCAATGTCTCTTTTCCAACATTCCAAAACCATTTAGGTATTTTACCTTCAATGTTGTTATTGGAAAGGTCTAAAACTTGCAATTCattttgggcttttagaaaatCAGGAAATTCAGTCAAATTGCAAGAAGACATTgacaaatatgaaaatttgggGAGGGTtgaattgatattttcttttgaaaacaaTACTTTGTTACCTGAAAGATCGAGACTGCGAAGCTCTTTAAGCTCAATGAAATTGTTCAACTCCACCTTGCCCTTTAAGTTGATTGAAGAAAGCAGTAGCATTTGTAGCTTAGTGAAATTGACAATTGACCTTAGAATCGATTCATTCATTTTGTTTTCACTCAATCCAAGGGCATGTAATGGTGATAAAGAGTTATTTTGGAATGTGAGAGGGACAATGAGCTGATTTTGATCTAGAAATAATGCAGACAATGAAGGGATTGTAAACAAAACTGAGGGAATGGCCCCCGTGAGTGAGTTTTGAGACAAGTCAAGGTTTGACAAATGAGGAAGTCTACTTATTTCAGATGGGATTTTCCCTTTCAACTGATTTCCGCTGAAATCGATCAAGCGGAGTTTAGTAATATTTGTTAGCCAAATTGGGAAGCCACAGTCAAAATTGTTCTGCGAAAGGCTTAAGCCTTCTAGTTGTGTAAGATTTCCCAAGAAAGGTGGTACTTCCCGATAGTTAAGGATTTTGGTAAGTCCTAGATAAGTGAGTTTTGCAAGGTTTCCCAATGTAGATGGAAGCTGACCATGGAAATTGTTATATGAGAGGGAAAGATGAGTAAGCTGTGATAGGTTTCCAATAGAAGGGGGAATTGCCCCTGAAAAATTACTTGAATCAAGATCCAAATAATTCAAGGACTTGAGGTTGCTGATTGAGTTGGGCAATTCCCCAAATAAATTTGTTCCGGAAAGATCCAAAACATTCAAAGACCCAAGGTTGTCCATTGAATTAGTCAATTCCCCAGAAAAATTTGTTGAGGAAAGATGCAATTGCTTTAGGGAACTACGAGATTGAAATTTAGGAAGAAAACCAGCAAGTTTGTTGTTATATGACAGATCAATGAATTTTATCCTGGGCAATAGGAAAATATTCGTTGGAAATTCACCTTGCAAATTGCAGTCAGACAGAGTAAGAGAAGTCAAGGAAGATAAATTTGCCAGTGATTGAGGTAGCGACGATGAAATGTTCACATCGCCTAGATGAAGTTCTCTCAAATATGTCATGTTCTGGACAAGTGCTTCAAGATCAATTCTTCTGAGATCCAACAGTTTATAATGATAATAATCACCAACAACattgtatttaaaataattgaaagagaGATCAAGTGAAACCAAATTGGATAGCCATGAAATTTCAGACGGGATTCGGCCatgtaagaaagaaaaagagaggttGAGATGGGTCAACCTCACAAGCTGGCCAAATTCAGGTGGGATTGTGGAGGAAGAGAAGTTGTTGGAGTCAAGGTTGAGTTTCTGAAGGTGACACAAACTAAAGAGACTGCTGTTAGAGTTGAGAGGCCCATAAAGCCAACTGTTGCTCAGGTCCAAGCCAATCACCTCACCATTCTCTATATCGCATGTGACCCCATCCCAGGAACAACAATCACTATCTGCCTTCCAAGACTTCATCTTTGGATAAGAACCATTATAGTAATCAGGGTAATCATAGTAACTATAGTACTCAGGTTTAGTATACATTCGCTTTTCAACAAATTCTTGCCTTAGTTGCAGCAAATGAGCACTTTGGTCAGAGAGGCAATGAAGTTGAGAGGAAGTATTAGAGGCagtttgagaaagagaaatgaagaacAAACAAGAGGCAAGGAATAAAGGCAAGTATTGATGATTCATTTTTCCCATACTGAACGTCTTTACAGCAGAGGAAGTAAATGAAGAATTGGGTGGCAAGTGTTATAAACGATAAAGAAGCAACGATATGAGTGGATATTTATACACACAATAGTGCAGATAATGGAGAGCCAAGTTGAAAGGACTAAAGTGACTGGATATtaatctttatctttatttattatattttgtggTCTAAATCGAATTGGATTTCACCATATTGATTTGAAAGGACCGTCTGATATAATTA comes from Castanea sativa cultivar Marrone di Chiusa Pesio chromosome 3, ASM4071231v1 and encodes:
- the LOC142627671 gene encoding receptor like protein 27-like — translated: MGKMNHQYLPLFLASCLFFISLSQTASNTSSQLHCLSDQSAHLLQLRQEFVEKRMYTKPEYYSYYDYPDYYNGSYPKMKSWKADSDCCSWDGVTCDIENGEVIGLDLSNSWLYGPLNSNSSLFSLCHLQKLNLDSNNFSSSTIPPEFGQLVRLTHLNLSFSFLHGRIPSEISWLSNLVSLDLSFNYFKYNVVGDYYHYKLLDLRRIDLEALVQNMTYLRELHLGDVNISSSLPQSLANLSSLTSLTLSDCNLQGEFPTNIFLLPRIKFIDLSYNNKLAGFLPKFQSRSSLKQLHLSSTNFSGELTNSMDNLGSLNVLDLSGTNLFGELPNSISNLKSLNYLDLDSSNFSGAIPPSIGNLSQLTHLSLSYNNFHGQLPSTLGNLAKLTYLGLTKILNYREVPPFLGNLTQLEGLSLSQNNFDCGFPIWLTNITKLRLIDFSGNQLKGKIPSEISRLPHLSNLDLSQNSLTGAIPSVLFTIPSLSALFLDQNQLIVPLTFQNNSLSPLHALGLSENKMNESILRSIVNFTKLQMLLLSSINLKGKVELNNFIELKELRSLDLSGNKVLFSKENINSTLPKFSYLSMSSCNLTEFPDFLKAQNELQVLDLSNNNIEGKIPKWFWNVGKETLGYLNLSFNLLSKFEQPPVVLPWKNMYLLDLSSNMFQESFPIPPLSTNYFFASKNNFTGSIPPMICKVHTLEVLDVSNNQLTGQIPQCLLNLSNSLVVLAMRNNHFQGNLSETFTNGCSLRTLDLNQNQIQGKIPRSLVKCRMLDVLNLGNNKLNDTFPFWLESLPELKILVLRANGFHGPIWDHDIPFGLSKLHVIDLSHNNFSGKLPSEYFQNWSAISKVIGNDKSQPGYMGDDFSYYKDSMTIVNKGVELELVKILTIFTAIDLSDNRFYGEIPDSVGNLKGLIVLNLSSNQFMSHIPSSLGNISALESLDLSQNSLFGEIPQQLTSLTFLEYLNLSQNQLFGPIPQGGQFLTFQSSSFEGNFGLCGFQLSKKCGNNEMPTSEMRHESSLGEGFCWKVVVIGYACGLVIGFLTGHVVTSRRTDWLVRNFGVNLRR